Sequence from the Abditibacteriaceae bacterium genome:
AAAAACGTGCGCGAGTTCCAGCCCGATGCCAGAACTCGCGCCGGTTATCAAAACAGTTTTTTTCATAGGGACAGTCGGATTCGAGTGCCCACACGAAGTGAAGGGCGGATACTTATTGTAGGAATTTCAGCAAAGTGCCATGAAAAGTGTTGGCCGCTTCGATGTGGGGAATATGTCCGATGTTCGGTAATTCCACCAACTGCGCGCCAGAAATATCCCGCACAGCGGCTTTGCCGAGCGCCGGATAATTGCCCAATGTTTTCGCAACTTCGGGCGCTACCAAATCTTTGCCGATGGCAGTGCGGTCTTCCTGGCCGATGACGAGAAGTGTCGGCACTCGCAAAAGCGCAAATTCGTGGCGCACCGGCTGCTGGTAAATCATTTGATACGTCAGCGCGGCGGCTTTGGCCCAGCGCGGATACTCGCCGCTTTGCGTCACGCCGATGCGTGGCGCCGCCAGAGCCGCGACATTCACTTTGTCGGACACAAAATAATTGCGGTAGAACGCCGTGATTTTTTGCGGATCGTTGTTGTTTAACTCGCGCTGAAATTGTTGGGCGGTCGTTTGTGGCGGAACCGCAAAACGATAATCTTCGAGTCCAATGGGATTTTCCAGCACCAAATGCGAAACACGATTTGGATAATTGCGCGCAAAACGCACCGCCAGCATTCCACCCATCGAATGGCCGACAACAGCCGCTCGGTCAATCTTTAATTCATCGAGAAGCTTTGCCGTGTTGGCTGCAAGCAAATCGAACGAATAATTCAGATCGGGCTTGCTTGATTTGCCAAACCCAATTTGGTCAGGCACCACAACGCGAAATCCGATTGCAGTCAGCACGCGAATGGTATCTTGCCAGTAATCTCCACCGAAGTTTTTGCCATGCAGCAAAACGACGGTGCGCCCATTGGCGTTTCTGGTAGGAGCAACATCCATATGCGCCATCCGCACGCTTTGCCCTTCATTTTCGAGCGGGAGGAATTTTACGGGAAACGGATACCGCAATGCTTCGAGGGCAATTCCGTATTGTGGGAAATCTGGGATCCCTGAATCGAAAGGCCGAGGAACGGGCGACATCAATGGAGCGTAAGACGGCGCAATCTGAGTTAGAACTGCTGGCATTTGCGCGTGCGCAGTGCCTATAAAAGCCAGCATTAGGCCCAGAGTTAAAAGAGTTCTTTTCATACACGTTGATGTGTCGCAAGTCGGATGCCTCGCGGTTTTCTATAATCGCCGCGTGTCTTCTCGCGCATTGCCCTCGATTTCAGTTGTTATTCCCACGCTCAACGAAAGTGAAAATATCGGGCGTTTGCTCGATGCGTTGGAAGGTCAAACCTATGCGCCGCAAATCGTTGTGTGCGACGGCGGCTCCGACGATGGCACGCGCGGCATCATCAAAGTACGGTCGGAGTCGACCGTACTTGTTGAAAGCGAGCGAGGAACCGCACGTCAACGCAACGCCGGCGCGGCATACGCAACAGGCGAATTGCTGATATTTCTGGATGCCGACAATGCGCCTTCTCCGCAATTTTGCGAACAGCTTGCGCGTAGCTATAGACGCGTGCCGTTTGCGGTTGCGTGTCCGTGGTTCGTGGCGCGTGATAGCTTTGCGATTCGGCTTTGCTACCTTTGGTTCAATTTTCTGTTTTTTCTAGGGCAAGGCTGGTTGCGAACCGGCAGCGGTGTTTGCCTGGTCGTGCCGCGCGTGGTGTGGGAGAAAACCGGCGGCTTCCGCGAAGACTTGCATCTGGGCGAAGATGTCGAATTTCTGCGGCGTTGCACGAAATTCGGCCTGCATCGGCATTTGCTGGTGCCGCTCGAAACGTCGGGGCGACGCTTCGAGCTTGAAGGCATCGCGCGGTTAATGTGGTTCTACGCCGTCATTTCGCCACTCATACTTTTCGGGCGTTGGGAAAAGTTGAAGCAAATCGGCTATCGCGCCTCGCCTTACACAAAAAAATGAGTACGGTCGATTTGACCGTACTCGTTTTTCGCGTCTGTATTTCTACCGTTTTGCCATCGCTCTGGCGACGGATGGTGGGATTAAAACCGTGTCGATGACGTGAATTACACCATTACTGGCTTTGACATCGGTTTTGGTAACTCTGGCTTTGCCCGAATAAAAGGGGTCGAGCATGACGCCGTTGCCCATGCGAATCGCCAGCTTTTCGCCCTGCAACGTTTTCACATTGGCACCCGACATCATTCCCATCACTTTCTTGCCCGAGACGCGGCCTGGCACAACGTGATAGGTGAGAATTTTCACCAAAGTCGATTTGTTTTCTGGCTTGAGCAGCATTTGGACGGTGCCCTTGGGCAGCTTGGCGAATGCAGCGTTGGTGGGAGCGAAAACCGTCAACGGCCCCTTACCCTTCAAAGCGGGCGGCAAACCGGCAGCTTTGACAGCCGTAACCAACGTCGAAAACTGGTCGTTGCTCATCGCAACATCGGCGATGGTGTCGGCTTGGACAGCGCTGTTCAACGACAATGCGACGGCTCCGGCTGTGGCGAGACATGTGAGCTTGTTCATCGGAATCTCCTTGATGGCTTTACGTTAGTGCATAAAACCTTCGTTCTGTTCTTTAGAGCAACATCTGTTCCAAAACGCACACATGGCGTAAAAAAGCACAAAAAAGGTACGGTCGAGTTCGACCGTACCTTCGAAGGTTGAGAATTTACTCGTCGATTTCGCCGTCTGAAAGGCCAAGCGGCAGCGGAGCAGGGCGTTCACAGGAGCTTTCGAGGGTAATGTGTCGCCCCTCGCGCGAAGCATCGTGAAAAGCATGCATCAAGTCGAGAACGTGATACGAAAGTTCGCCTGAAGCGCGGTGCGGCCGGTTGTGTCGTCCGGCCTGAATCATATCGGCGAGGCCGATACCGCGTGAGTTGTCCTTGTAGCCGAAAGTCAAAGGAACTTCGCTCCACTCGCCACCGCGCATAATCTTGATCGGGCCACCGAAGCTGTTCGGGTCGGGCACTGAAAGCGTACCGTGCGTGCCGTAGATTTCGATGCGCGGAACCTGACCACCGTAAACGTCGAACGAGGTAACGATCGTCGCAATCGGGCCGGAATGGAAGTCGAGAATGCCTGCGATATGCGTATCAATATCAACGGTGATTTTCTGACCCTTCAACTCGCCGCTGCCAACAGTGCGTTCCGCGAATGAAGCGCGGGTGGAACCGGTCACGCGACGCACCGGACCAAGAAGATTTACTAACGAGGTGAGGTAATATGGCCCCATATCGAACATCGGGCCACCACCGGCTTTGTAGAAGAATTCAGGACTGGGATGCCACGGTTCCGGCCCGCGGCCCAACATGAACGCCGTTGCTGCGACGGGTTCGCCGATCCAGCCATCATCGATGAGCTTGCGGCAAGTCTGCTGGCCGCCGCCGAGAAATGTGTCGGGCGCGCATCCGACACGCAAGCCCTTTTGCGCTGCGAGTTGGAGCATCGCGCGGCCATCTTCGCGTGTGACGGCGAGTGGCTTTTCGTTGTAAACGCTTTTGCCAGACTCCAGGGCGCGAATCGCAATCGGGCCGTGAGCGGCAGGAATCGTCAGGTTGATAACAGCTTCGATTTCGTCGTTGGCCAGAAGTTCATCGACCGAGCAGCCGAGAGCAATGCCATTTTCTTCGGCTTTGGCTTTCGCGCGATCGACGTCCAAATCGGCGCAGGCCACGATGTCGAAAAAGTTGAAGTTCTTGTTCGTGCCGAAATACGCGCCCGAAATATTGCCGACGCCGATGACGCCGATCTTTGTTGGTGTTTGCATAAAAAAAAGAAAGGTACGGTCGATTTCGACCGTACCTAATTAACGACTATTTGCTGGCCCACAGCATTCCGCGCTGAACGAGTTCGCGCGCTTCAGGAACATCGAAATCTTTGGCAACGTGGCCGAGGCTGCAATAAAAGACTTTGCCCGCGCCCCACGATTTCGTCCAGACAACCGGCATCACAACGCCTTTTGTCCACGGCGCTTCGCCGTGTTCCCCCGAAAATGTCGTCGTTGCGAGAACATTGTTGCCCGGATCGGTGTGCATATAATATTGCTCGGAGTGCATGGCGAAATCGCCGATACCGCGCGTGATTTCATGCTCTGAATTTGAAATCTGCACCGTATAATCGATGATATTGCCCGGATGCGAAACCCACTGGCCTCCGGTCATGAACTGATAACCGGTGTTCTCGCGGAACGAATCGCACATTCCGCCATGCCAACCGGCCAAACCGACGCCCCCTTCAACTGCGTCCAACAAGCCTTTTTCCTGCTCGCCGGAAATCTTGCTCATTGTAACGACAGGAACGATGAGCGACAGGGACTTCATCTTCGCTTCATCGAGATAAACGTCCATCGAATTAGAAATCTCGACTTCGTAGCCGTTCTGTTCCAGAAACGGCGCAAAAACCTGAACACACTTATCGGGCTCGTGACCATCCCAACCGCCCCACACCATCAATGCTTTTTTCATAATACCTCGTGGAAAACTTTTCTTAGCATAC
This genomic interval carries:
- a CDS encoding alpha/beta fold hydrolase is translated as MKRTLLTLGLMLAFIGTAHAQMPAVLTQIAPSYAPLMSPVPRPFDSGIPDFPQYGIALEALRYPFPVKFLPLENEGQSVRMAHMDVAPTRNANGRTVVLLHGKNFGGDYWQDTIRVLTAIGFRVVVPDQIGFGKSSKPDLNYSFDLLAANTAKLLDELKIDRAAVVGHSMGGMLAVRFARNYPNRVSHLVLENPIGLEDYRFAVPPQTTAQQFQRELNNNDPQKITAFYRNYFVSDKVNVAALAAPRIGVTQSGEYPRWAKAAALTYQMIYQQPVRHEFALLRVPTLLVIGQEDRTAIGKDLVAPEVAKTLGNYPALGKAAVRDISGAQLVELPNIGHIPHIEAANTFHGTLLKFLQ
- a CDS encoding glycosyltransferase, which translates into the protein MSSRALPSISVVIPTLNESENIGRLLDALEGQTYAPQIVVCDGGSDDGTRGIIKVRSESTVLVESERGTARQRNAGAAYATGELLIFLDADNAPSPQFCEQLARSYRRVPFAVACPWFVARDSFAIRLCYLWFNFLFFLGQGWLRTGSGVCLVVPRVVWEKTGGFREDLHLGEDVEFLRRCTKFGLHRHLLVPLETSGRRFELEGIARLMWFYAVISPLILFGRWEKLKQIGYRASPYTKK
- a CDS encoding fasciclin domain-containing protein; amino-acid sequence: MNKLTCLATAGAVALSLNSAVQADTIADVAMSNDQFSTLVTAVKAAGLPPALKGKGPLTVFAPTNAAFAKLPKGTVQMLLKPENKSTLVKILTYHVVPGRVSGKKVMGMMSGANVKTLQGEKLAIRMGNGVMLDPFYSGKARVTKTDVKASNGVIHVIDTVLIPPSVARAMAKR
- a CDS encoding Gfo/Idh/MocA family oxidoreductase, with protein sequence MQTPTKIGVIGVGNISGAYFGTNKNFNFFDIVACADLDVDRAKAKAEENGIALGCSVDELLANDEIEAVINLTIPAAHGPIAIRALESGKSVYNEKPLAVTREDGRAMLQLAAQKGLRVGCAPDTFLGGGQQTCRKLIDDGWIGEPVAATAFMLGRGPEPWHPSPEFFYKAGGGPMFDMGPYYLTSLVNLLGPVRRVTGSTRASFAERTVGSGELKGQKITVDIDTHIAGILDFHSGPIATIVTSFDVYGGQVPRIEIYGTHGTLSVPDPNSFGGPIKIMRGGEWSEVPLTFGYKDNSRGIGLADMIQAGRHNRPHRASGELSYHVLDLMHAFHDASREGRHITLESSCERPAPLPLGLSDGEIDE
- a CDS encoding ThuA domain-containing protein — translated: MKKALMVWGGWDGHEPDKCVQVFAPFLEQNGYEVEISNSMDVYLDEAKMKSLSLIVPVVTMSKISGEQEKGLLDAVEGGVGLAGWHGGMCDSFRENTGYQFMTGGQWVSHPGNIIDYTVQISNSEHEITRGIGDFAMHSEQYYMHTDPGNNVLATTTFSGEHGEAPWTKGVVMPVVWTKSWGAGKVFYCSLGHVAKDFDVPEARELVQRGMLWASK